From Chryseobacterium gallinarum, one genomic window encodes:
- the nadC gene encoding carboxylating nicotinate-nucleotide diphosphorylase, translating to MKKPSYVTEKALKAFIKSALEEDIQDGDHSTLSTIPKDLQQSAKLLVKQNCILAGVELAEIILKTFDKNLKIETFLKDGDAAKVGDIAFIVTGNARSILSTERLLLNCMQRMSGIATLTHEWDSRLVGTKTKLLDTRKTTPNFRMCEKWAVAIGGGTNHRYGLYDMIMLKDNHIDYNGSITNAVNMAKEYIKAHKKKLKIEVETRNLEEVREAINAKVDRIMLDNMDVPTMRQAVEMINGSCETEASGGITRDMLKEIASTGVTYISVGALTHSAENIDLSLKAVK from the coding sequence ATGAAAAAACCAAGCTACGTTACCGAAAAAGCATTAAAAGCATTCATAAAAAGCGCTCTGGAAGAAGATATTCAGGACGGGGATCATTCCACCCTTTCCACTATACCAAAAGATTTACAACAAAGTGCCAAGCTTTTAGTAAAGCAAAACTGTATTCTTGCCGGAGTGGAACTGGCTGAAATCATTCTCAAAACTTTTGACAAAAATTTAAAAATAGAAACCTTTCTCAAAGACGGGGATGCGGCTAAAGTTGGAGACATAGCATTTATAGTAACCGGAAATGCCAGATCTATTCTTTCTACTGAGAGGCTCCTTCTCAATTGTATGCAGAGAATGAGTGGCATAGCGACCCTGACCCACGAGTGGGACTCAAGATTGGTAGGGACAAAAACTAAACTTTTAGATACCAGAAAAACGACTCCCAATTTCAGGATGTGTGAAAAATGGGCGGTTGCAATAGGCGGGGGAACCAATCACAGATATGGGCTTTATGATATGATTATGCTGAAAGACAATCATATTGATTATAACGGAAGTATTACAAATGCAGTTAATATGGCTAAAGAATATATTAAGGCTCACAAGAAAAAATTAAAAATTGAGGTTGAGACAAGAAATCTTGAAGAAGTCCGGGAGGCTATCAATGCAAAAGTTGACAGGATTATGTTAGACAACATGGATGTACCTACCATGAGACAAGCCGTAGAAATGATTAACGGTTCATGCGAAACTGAAGCTTCAGGTGGTATTACCCGTGATATGCTTAAAGAAATTGCATCTACGGGGGTTACTTATATCTCCGTAGGAGCACTTACACACTCGGCAGAGAATATTGATCTGAGTCTCAAGGCTGTGAAATAG
- a CDS encoding T9SS type B sorting domain-containing protein, with translation MKKYILIGLLTFLLCLSGKLFSQTYQLTGNPVNTTGWDLVSDATVIGDFVRLTTDQTSRYGAIKLSTPITLSYCDKWKVEFDFRIDGNGTTQFGKGDGFTFWYLANPPTGFVSGGGLGIPAGASGLMVGFDIFNNTTEGQMSKVHLLYGTNNTAGNNIEFNNTPGSTFHSPDLNPTQPFVGDTYRHVEVNGETDLSNPTNWIIKIRIDGVLIVDQSFAPSGGAVGMTQGYFGFSAATGGASARHSIKNAKVFVDKVPILNNTVTPFVCTNPATGNGTVDLTSFNPQFVNNPGNYIFTYYILGNSTPIANPTSFQYSGNTTIKVVIKDPTSTLCDNGDGVIQLNPTPFAATDASLTGCNNNNAGTATFDLTTAAVTTVTGVTKEFYPTLYDLNAGTNQITNPTAYASAAATIYVKVTTPQGCVSTAKITLNIHPVVEVSNTEIRSCFIETDPSTASFDLTSAFVTAQNWPKNYYPSLTDAINGTNEITTPSAYIAPTGVIYIKVTNPDTGCYAIATVVITVLAPVYSDVLKDKTICMADKTTLDAGPGFKSYEWSTGATTQAINNVGVGTYWVKLKTGNCVVTQKVTVYPSEHPVVTSIDISAGTVTVYVNGGTPPYQYSMDTVNWQDSNVFTNVSRGEAKVFVKDAYNCEPVEVNITVPNIINVITPNGDGINDVVDYSALSNKQNLEIAVFNRYGTKIFKADKTNGYRWNGSEHGGRKVSTGNYWYSISWNENNSTNTPVQFSGWIVVKNRD, from the coding sequence ATGAAAAAATATATACTCATTGGTTTACTTACTTTTCTGCTTTGTTTGTCGGGAAAGTTATTTTCACAAACCTATCAACTCACTGGTAACCCAGTAAATACAACAGGATGGGACCTTGTATCAGATGCCACAGTGATCGGAGATTTTGTAAGGCTCACTACTGATCAGACCAGCCGTTATGGTGCCATAAAATTATCTACCCCCATTACCTTAAGCTATTGCGATAAATGGAAAGTAGAATTTGATTTCAGAATCGACGGAAACGGGACTACTCAATTTGGTAAGGGCGATGGATTTACATTCTGGTATCTAGCGAATCCACCTACAGGGTTTGTATCCGGAGGAGGATTAGGAATTCCTGCCGGAGCTTCGGGTTTAATGGTTGGCTTTGATATTTTCAATAATACTACAGAAGGGCAGATGAGTAAAGTCCACCTTTTGTATGGCACTAACAATACTGCAGGTAATAATATTGAATTCAACAATACCCCGGGAAGCACCTTCCATTCTCCGGACCTTAACCCTACCCAGCCTTTTGTAGGAGATACCTATCGGCATGTAGAGGTAAACGGAGAAACAGACCTCAGCAATCCTACCAATTGGATTATTAAAATTAGAATAGACGGAGTACTCATCGTGGACCAGTCATTTGCTCCATCGGGGGGAGCTGTAGGAATGACACAGGGATATTTTGGCTTTTCGGCTGCTACCGGAGGTGCCAGCGCAAGACATTCCATTAAAAATGCAAAAGTATTTGTAGATAAGGTACCTATCCTTAATAACACAGTGACTCCATTTGTATGTACAAATCCTGCCACAGGAAACGGAACTGTAGATCTGACTTCCTTCAATCCGCAGTTTGTCAATAACCCTGGGAACTATATTTTCACGTATTATATATTAGGAAACTCCACCCCCATTGCGAATCCCACAAGCTTCCAATATTCAGGAAATACAACCATTAAAGTAGTTATTAAAGATCCAACTTCTACCCTTTGTGATAACGGAGATGGCGTCATACAGCTTAACCCGACACCATTTGCAGCAACTGATGCAAGTCTTACGGGCTGTAATAACAATAATGCAGGAACCGCAACCTTTGACCTCACTACAGCGGCAGTCACTACGGTAACCGGTGTTACTAAAGAATTTTACCCCACTCTATACGATCTCAATGCAGGAACAAACCAGATTACCAATCCTACAGCCTACGCATCAGCCGCCGCCACCATCTACGTAAAGGTAACAACACCGCAAGGATGCGTAAGTACGGCAAAGATTACCCTCAATATTCATCCCGTTGTTGAGGTTAGCAATACAGAAATAAGATCCTGTTTCATAGAAACTGACCCTTCCACAGCTTCTTTTGATCTTACATCAGCTTTTGTTACTGCTCAAAACTGGCCTAAAAATTATTATCCTTCTTTAACGGACGCCATCAATGGGACCAATGAAATCACCACCCCTTCAGCTTACATTGCCCCGACAGGAGTAATTTATATAAAGGTTACCAATCCGGACACCGGATGCTACGCTATTGCAACCGTTGTTATCACTGTCCTGGCGCCTGTTTATTCTGATGTTTTAAAAGATAAGACCATTTGTATGGCAGATAAAACAACACTGGATGCAGGCCCCGGGTTCAAAAGCTATGAATGGAGCACCGGTGCAACCACCCAGGCCATCAATAATGTAGGAGTAGGCACCTATTGGGTAAAACTCAAAACCGGAAATTGCGTGGTCACTCAAAAAGTAACCGTATATCCTTCCGAACATCCGGTAGTGACAAGCATTGATATTTCAGCAGGAACCGTCACTGTATATGTAAACGGAGGGACGCCGCCATATCAGTATTCAATGGATACCGTTAACTGGCAGGATTCTAATGTATTCACCAATGTCAGCCGGGGAGAAGCCAAGGTCTTTGTAAAAGATGCTTACAATTGCGAACCTGTTGAAGTCAATATTACGGTACCTAATATCATCAATGTTATCACACCGAATGGGGACGGAATCAATGATGTTGTAGATTATTCGGCATTATCCAACAAACAAAACCTGGAAATAGCGGTCTTCAACAGATATGGCACTAAAATATTTAAAGCAGATAAAACCAACGGATACAGATGGAACGGCTCCGAGCATGGTGGAAGAAAAGTATCGACAGGAAATTACTGGTATTCTATCTCATGGAATGAAAACAACAGCACCAACACTCCTGTTCAGTTTTCCGGCTGGATTGTTGTAAAAAACAGAGATTAG
- the nadB gene encoding L-aspartate oxidase gives MIKADVLVIGSGISGLSYAIKVSEQLPDAKIIIVTKSDEDESNTKYAQGGLAVVTDFQKDNFEKHIEDTMRAGDGENKRNVVEMVVKEAPARFNEIVEWGAQFDMKNGKFALGREGGHTENRIVHHKDITGFEIERALLETANNSPNIEILDHHYVIDIITQHHVPGKELNEGDIHCYGAYILDEKSKIIKKITSKITLVATGGAGHVYKNTTNPTIATGDGIAFVARAKGKVSNMQYYQFHPTALYNKIDGMLFLISEAVRGDGAKLRTKRGEKFMNKYDEREELASRDIVARAIDNEMKISGDEYVGLDCREMNQEKFLEHFPNIYKKCRDEGIDPFTQLIPVVPACHYLMGGIDVDRDGQSSIRNLFAVGECTNSGLHGANRLASNSLLEGLVFGHNAAMKTVSLLKENNFNFDDLKAVPEWNEEGMKIMDEMVIISYLRKQLQEMMSDLVGIVRSNRRLNMALQKHQEIAAAVDEIYHYSILSPQLSELRNLTTVAHLIITQSMEMTENKGAFYNKDLA, from the coding sequence ATGATAAAAGCGGATGTATTAGTAATCGGTTCCGGGATTTCCGGACTTTCCTATGCCATTAAAGTTTCTGAACAGCTCCCTGATGCCAAAATCATCATTGTAACAAAATCTGATGAAGATGAAAGTAACACCAAATATGCACAAGGCGGATTAGCGGTAGTCACGGACTTCCAGAAAGACAATTTCGAAAAACATATTGAAGACACCATGCGTGCCGGAGATGGCGAAAATAAACGTAATGTCGTAGAAATGGTTGTTAAGGAAGCTCCTGCAAGATTCAACGAAATTGTAGAATGGGGTGCTCAGTTTGATATGAAAAATGGCAAATTTGCTTTGGGAAGAGAAGGAGGGCATACCGAAAACCGGATTGTACATCATAAAGACATTACAGGATTTGAAATAGAAAGAGCATTACTGGAAACTGCCAACAATAGTCCTAATATTGAGATCCTTGATCATCATTATGTTATAGATATCATTACCCAACATCATGTACCGGGAAAAGAACTGAATGAAGGTGATATTCATTGCTATGGAGCTTATATCCTGGACGAAAAATCCAAGATCATCAAGAAAATAACTTCTAAAATAACCTTGGTAGCCACCGGAGGAGCCGGACACGTTTATAAAAACACTACTAATCCGACTATTGCCACAGGCGATGGTATTGCTTTCGTTGCGCGTGCCAAAGGAAAGGTTTCCAACATGCAGTATTATCAGTTTCACCCTACAGCTTTATACAATAAAATAGACGGAATGCTTTTTCTTATTTCCGAAGCCGTAAGAGGAGATGGTGCAAAATTAAGAACAAAAAGAGGCGAAAAGTTCATGAACAAATATGATGAACGTGAAGAGCTGGCCTCAAGAGACATCGTTGCAAGAGCAATTGACAACGAAATGAAAATTTCCGGAGACGAATATGTAGGTCTGGATTGCCGGGAAATGAATCAAGAAAAATTCCTGGAACATTTTCCCAATATATATAAAAAATGCAGGGATGAAGGAATTGATCCTTTCACCCAACTGATCCCGGTTGTTCCCGCATGCCATTATCTGATGGGCGGCATTGACGTAGACAGAGACGGGCAGTCTTCCATCAGAAACCTTTTTGCGGTAGGGGAATGTACTAATTCCGGACTTCACGGAGCCAACAGGTTAGCGTCTAATTCTTTACTGGAAGGTCTGGTTTTTGGACATAATGCAGCAATGAAAACAGTAAGCCTGCTCAAAGAAAATAATTTTAATTTTGATGATCTGAAAGCTGTGCCGGAATGGAATGAAGAAGGAATGAAAATTATGGACGAAATGGTAATTATCAGCTACCTGAGAAAACAGCTTCAGGAAATGATGAGTGACCTTGTAGGAATTGTAAGAAGCAACAGGCGTCTGAATATGGCACTTCAAAAGCATCAGGAAATCGCAGCAGCTGTTGATGAAATCTACCACTACTCTATCCTGTCTCCACAATTATCGGAATTGAGAAATTTAACGACTGTTGCTCATCTGATCATTACCCAATCTATGGAAATGACAGAAAATAAAGGGGCATTTTACAATAAAGATTTAGCTTAA
- a CDS encoding TonB-dependent receptor, whose translation MKLINKSILTAVITLSTASVYYAQQVQDTATAKSKDIEEVILRGVTDIAKDRKTPVAVSTIKAAQIIERLGNQELPEILNTTPSVYATKSGGGFGDGGITMRGFESRNIAIMVNGMPVNDMEGGTVYFSNWTGLSDVTSTLQVQRGLGSSKLAIASVGGTINFLTRSADMKRGGVIRLGVGNNDYLKTSFAYNTGKSENGWSTSFLMSRQAGGTYIENTDYESYAYYFALGWEPNKKHNFQFTLTSAPQWHDQRTYAPTIANYIKFNPDQDGTPYRQYNSDFGYYTDATGRKVALANRANYYAKPVMMLNWDWTMSEKSKLSTVLYMSNGRGGGVGDLGKVGGKSITSFYDNMGHFNYDAIFAANQGVNVGTAAPGSTLIRRASINSHNWYGILANFQHKINDNWNFSIGTDDRYYYGYHYQVISDLYGASGYKEGGNANVNPYVVNKIYDYKKLSWNPFGGKTAPLNEQIGYSNDGEVLWYSAFGQIEYSKNNLSAFLQGSVSNQSYQRIDNFVKDGSTLKGQTVHTKTGFKDLFGYNIKGGANYNIDSHHNVFANIGYYSKQPFMNSVYPNNQQLLNSNLTNEKIFSAEVGYGFRSPKLNANVNLYRTEWKDRWLRRGGMQFEVADPTAPNGVGIITGYSEISGVTQVHMGIEVDAVYKPFAFLDLDGMFSLGDYKYKGNANGTNFDDNNNPLGTTSTLYLDGVKVGGSSSNSIPQFTASLGATIKPVKDLNIYGTWRYVGELYSSIDATTFSKIENQAKGTLKLPDYNLFDLGISYKIRLKDTSKYFTIGANVYNLFDTTYISDGATNNHVKTLGDFNNNQQQYDAYINNPDNFYKGIDRTNRVYFGFGRTWTANLSFNF comes from the coding sequence ATGAAATTAATCAACAAATCGATACTAACTGCGGTTATTACTTTGTCCACGGCTAGTGTTTATTACGCTCAACAAGTTCAGGACACTGCTACAGCTAAGTCTAAAGACATTGAGGAGGTAATTTTAAGAGGTGTTACGGATATCGCAAAAGATAGAAAAACGCCTGTTGCTGTTTCTACTATTAAAGCAGCACAAATTATAGAAAGATTAGGAAATCAGGAGTTACCTGAGATTTTGAACACGACTCCATCAGTTTACGCTACAAAATCAGGAGGTGGTTTTGGTGATGGTGGTATTACCATGAGAGGTTTTGAATCCCGAAATATTGCAATCATGGTAAATGGTATGCCGGTTAATGATATGGAAGGCGGTACTGTTTATTTCTCTAATTGGACAGGGTTATCAGATGTGACAAGTACATTACAAGTACAGAGAGGTTTAGGTTCTTCCAAATTAGCTATCGCATCTGTAGGAGGAACAATAAACTTCCTTACCAGATCTGCAGATATGAAAAGAGGAGGGGTTATAAGATTAGGAGTTGGTAATAATGATTATTTAAAAACTTCATTTGCTTATAATACCGGCAAATCTGAAAACGGCTGGTCTACTTCATTTTTAATGAGCAGACAGGCTGGAGGTACCTATATTGAAAATACAGATTATGAATCATATGCCTATTACTTTGCATTAGGCTGGGAACCAAACAAAAAGCATAACTTTCAGTTTACTTTAACTTCAGCTCCTCAATGGCATGATCAGAGAACTTATGCTCCAACAATTGCTAATTACATCAAATTTAATCCCGATCAGGACGGAACACCATATAGACAATATAATTCAGACTTTGGTTATTATACCGATGCTACGGGAAGAAAAGTTGCATTAGCTAACAGAGCAAATTATTATGCAAAGCCGGTAATGATGTTGAACTGGGATTGGACTATGAGCGAAAAGTCTAAGCTAAGTACAGTATTATACATGTCTAACGGTAGAGGTGGTGGAGTTGGTGACCTAGGTAAAGTTGGAGGAAAATCAATAACCAGCTTCTATGATAATATGGGTCATTTCAACTATGATGCTATATTTGCAGCCAACCAAGGTGTTAATGTAGGTACAGCTGCTCCTGGAAGTACATTAATTCGTAGAGCGAGTATCAATTCTCATAACTGGTATGGGATTTTAGCAAATTTCCAGCATAAAATTAATGATAACTGGAATTTCTCTATAGGTACTGATGACAGATATTACTATGGATATCACTATCAGGTAATTTCAGATTTATATGGTGCTTCAGGATATAAAGAAGGAGGTAATGCAAATGTTAACCCATATGTAGTTAATAAAATCTACGACTATAAAAAACTTTCTTGGAACCCATTCGGAGGAAAAACAGCTCCTTTAAATGAGCAAATTGGATATAGTAACGATGGTGAGGTTCTATGGTATAGTGCATTTGGACAAATTGAGTATTCCAAAAATAACCTATCTGCATTTTTACAAGGATCAGTTTCCAACCAAAGCTACCAAAGAATTGATAATTTTGTAAAAGACGGAAGCACTCTGAAAGGGCAAACAGTTCATACGAAAACAGGATTTAAAGACCTTTTCGGATATAATATTAAAGGAGGTGCCAACTATAATATTGATTCACACCATAATGTATTTGCCAATATTGGTTATTATAGTAAGCAGCCTTTCATGAACTCTGTTTATCCTAATAACCAACAGTTATTAAACTCCAATTTGACAAACGAGAAAATATTCTCCGCTGAAGTTGGGTATGGCTTCAGATCTCCAAAACTCAACGCTAATGTTAACCTATACAGAACTGAATGGAAAGACAGATGGCTGAGAAGGGGAGGAATGCAATTTGAAGTTGCAGACCCGACAGCGCCTAATGGAGTTGGTATTATTACAGGATACTCTGAAATCAGTGGAGTTACACAAGTACACATGGGTATTGAAGTAGATGCTGTTTATAAGCCTTTTGCATTCTTGGACCTTGATGGTATGTTCTCATTAGGTGATTATAAATATAAAGGTAATGCTAATGGAACCAACTTCGATGATAATAATAATCCACTAGGAACCACATCAACGTTATACCTTGATGGTGTAAAAGTTGGAGGAAGCAGCAGTAACAGTATTCCTCAGTTTACAGCATCACTTGGAGCAACGATAAAGCCAGTAAAAGATCTTAATATCTATGGTACTTGGAGATATGTTGGTGAACTGTATTCTTCTATTGATGCTACTACTTTCTCTAAGATTGAAAACCAAGCTAAAGGAACATTAAAATTACCCGATTATAATCTGTTTGATCTAGGTATATCATACAAAATAAGACTGAAAGATACTTCTAAGTATTTCACAATTGGTGCTAATGTTTACAATTTGTTTGATACTACTTACATTTCTGATGGAGCTACAAACAACCACGTTAAAACCTTGGGAGATTTTAATAACAATCAGCAGCAATATGATGCATATATTAATAATCCTGATAACTTCTATAAAGGAATTGACAGAACTAACAGAGTTTATTTCGGATTTGGCAGAACCTGGACTGCAAACTTATCATTCAATTTCTAA
- a CDS encoding NAD(P)H-dependent oxidoreductase: MNYLEALSRRYSVKKFNNQRIPQETLHNILESGKLSASSLGLQPYKIVVVESEEMKQKLIPAFYNPSQISTCSHLIVIISKKMIEEHYIHGYFNHISEVRQTPVESLAPFKNSINQHINQKTQDEILSWAEKQSYIVLANLMYAAAIENIDSCPMEGFRQDLIEEILNINRETEKVTVTLALGYRSEEDYFQHMKKVRKPNEKLFKFI, encoded by the coding sequence ATGAATTATTTGGAAGCTTTAAGCAGAAGATATTCTGTGAAGAAATTTAATAATCAACGCATTCCTCAGGAGACTTTACACAACATTCTTGAGTCAGGAAAGCTATCCGCCAGTTCGCTGGGGCTTCAGCCTTATAAAATTGTGGTGGTTGAGAGTGAGGAAATGAAGCAAAAATTGATTCCGGCTTTCTATAATCCATCGCAGATTTCCACCTGCTCTCATCTTATTGTTATTATTTCAAAAAAAATGATTGAAGAGCATTATATTCATGGTTATTTTAATCATATTTCTGAAGTAAGACAAACTCCTGTTGAGAGTCTTGCCCCTTTCAAAAACAGTATTAATCAACATATTAACCAAAAGACACAGGATGAAATTCTCAGCTGGGCAGAAAAGCAGTCTTATATTGTATTGGCCAATTTAATGTATGCTGCTGCTATTGAAAATATTGACTCATGCCCAATGGAAGGCTTTCGGCAAGATCTTATAGAAGAAATCCTGAATATCAACCGGGAAACAGAAAAAGTAACCGTCACCCTCGCTTTAGGCTATCGTTCTGAAGAAGATTACTTCCAGCACATGAAAAAAGTAAGAAAACCAAATGAAAAATTGTTTAAATTTATTTAA